TGTTTAAGTCAAAATCTTTCAGCTTTTCCAGCTTCCCAACTTCGATGCCTGCTCCACGTTGGTATATTTTCCAGATCAATTCTGAGCAATATATTTTATCGTCCGACCATTCGAATGTAGCATCATAGTTTTTTCCGAGAAAATCTTTGCCGATCGCTCTCATTTTGGCCAGCGTCGAATTGGTCAGTACCTGATCTGCATTTTTGAGGCGCTTGACCGCGTAATGCTGCTTTTCCCCTCGCGCAATCCAGTGTTCTAACTTAGTTACAGTTACGGGCTGTACGGCTTCCAGTACATAAGGTTTACTGTTCTCATAAAAAATAATCCCACAATGGGAATACGGAGAACGCGTTGCTAATTGGATCGCTTTACATTGCGGTGAAATGGAAGACTGAAAGATCATATCACCATCTTTGAGTGGGGGCAATTTTGCATTATCTTTTGCGTGTTTGGGGGCCACTTTTTTTGGTTGAGCATGTATTGGCTCAGCAAAGATCAGTGTGACTAACATCAAGCTAATCAGCGATAGCAGGTATATAAGTGTCTTTTTCATTGTTTTATTGATGATTTATTGAAATAGTTTCATGATTTTCTTTGACTTGGTCCTTTCGGCAAGTTGAAAAGCAGATAATACGTCGGATTCATATTGGTATACTTTCTCCGTGTTTGCACCGTTCTGCAAAAGATAATCTACGATTATTTTGTTTTTTATTAAGATAGCTTTTCCAAGTAATGTGCATTGTGTAAAGCTATAATCAGCTTTAATTTCATCAATACCCAGTCGGTTCAGGCTATTTAAAGAAGTTTTACGGATAAAATCCATGTCGTTTTTTTCTATTGCCATCTTCAGGATTTCGAAATCATTGAATTGTCTGTTTTTAGCTAGAAATAAATGGTAAAACTGTTTGGCGATAGCGTACTGTCCCTTTTCTAAAATCC
The Sphingobacterium multivorum genome window above contains:
- a CDS encoding YiiX family permuted papain-like enzyme; amino-acid sequence: MKKTLIYLLSLISLMLVTLIFAEPIHAQPKKVAPKHAKDNAKLPPLKDGDMIFQSSISPQCKAIQLATRSPYSHCGIIFYENSKPYVLEAVQPVTVTKLEHWIARGEKQHYAVKRLKNADQVLTNSTLAKMRAIGKDFLGKNYDATFEWSDDKIYCSELIWKIYQRGAGIEVGKLEKLKDFDLNSPEVKAKLKERYGNSVPLNETVISPASIFNSPLLITVVNTY